In Thermodesulfobacteriota bacterium, the DNA window AGGCCTTTTTTGTCCAGAAAAAAGCACAGGCAGCCATCGCAACCCCAGCCCCTTTGGGTGCTGTCGGTCCCTTCCGGGATGAGCCCTCGTTGAGGTCTGGGACGAAGGGGCTGGCCACCACGGACCGGGCGATAGGGAGATCGGAGGCCTCAGCTGCCCGGGGAGTGCCGGAGCAGCAGGGCATGCCAGCCGTCCTCCCGGAAGGCGGCGACCGGGGTCACCGGCCGGCTGGCGACCAGGGCGCGGAGTCGCTCCCCCTGCCGGCCCTGGCAGCCGGACACAATGAGATGGCCGCCGGCGGCACTGTGCCGGACAATCTCGGGGAGCAGTCGCTGGAGCACCGAGATCGCCAGGTTGGCGACCACCAGCGGAAAGAGGCGGGGGATCGTGGCCAGGGGCTGGCCAGAGAAGGTCACCCGGTCCTGGAGCCTGTTCTGCTGCCGGTTGAGCTGGGCCGCTGCCAGGGACTGGGCGCAGACATCGATGCCCAGGACCTCGCTGGCCCCCAGGCGGGCTGCCACCAGGGAGAGGATTCCGGAGCCGCAGCCCACGTCCAGCACCGGCGAGGGCAAGGGCCCGGGCCGTGCCAGCTCCTCCAGGGCGGTGATAGCCAGCCGGGTGCTGGGATGGCTGCCGGAGCCAAAGGCGGCGCCGGCCTGGATGCGGAGGTCATGGGCCGGAAGAAGCATCGCCGCCGCCGCGGCCGGCGGACCGGGCCCGTCCTGGGCCAGGAGCGCCTTGCCCACCGCCTTCGGCACCAGCCGGGTCTCGACGATCTCCACCGCCGCTGCCAGCCGGCCCCCTTCCTCTCTGCCCCCCAGGAGCTGATCCAGGAGCTGCAGCGGCGCGCGGCTCGGGCCGGCGGCCTGGGCCAGAAAGACCAGCTCGGCCCCCTCCCCCTGGCTTCGCACCCGCACCTGCCCCAGCCGGCCCAGAGGCCCGGCAATCTCCGGCGCCAGACCAGCATCCCGGATCGCCAGCACCAGCAGCAGATGGCTCGCCGCCGAGGGCAGGTACTCGGGCAGAGCGGCGGAGAGCGGGGCATTCTCCTGGCCCCGAGCGGGGCCGCGCACGCCGCTCATCCTGCCCTCCAGCCACGGCCAGGACTGATGAGCAACCGGGGCCGCACCTCGCTCACGGCGAAACCGCCAACGCCTGGCCGCGGGAGGTGAACGAAATCCCTTGCTGACCCTCTGCACCAATCATCACCGTTTCCACAATCGGGGGATTGACGAGGTCACCAGACTGCCACCTGA includes these proteins:
- a CDS encoding 50S ribosomal protein L11 methyltransferase, which translates into the protein MRGPARGQENAPLSAALPEYLPSAASHLLLVLAIRDAGLAPEIAGPLGRLGQVRVRSQGEGAELVFLAQAAGPSRAPLQLLDQLLGGREEGGRLAAAVEIVETRLVPKAVGKALLAQDGPGPPAAAAAMLLPAHDLRIQAGAAFGSGSHPSTRLAITALEELARPGPLPSPVLDVGCGSGILSLVAARLGASEVLGIDVCAQSLAAAQLNRQQNRLQDRVTFSGQPLATIPRLFPLVVANLAISVLQRLLPEIVRHSAAGGHLIVSGCQGRQGERLRALVASRPVTPVAAFREDGWHALLLRHSPGS